Within the Thermosynechococcaceae cyanobacterium Okahandja genome, the region CCCCTCAGGACAGTTGGCCAATACGCCAAATCCCGGTGGCGATCGCTGCCATTTGCTGCTGCCGCTGCTCTAGGCGTTGGGGAGCCCATTCCGTATGCTCTGCTGCCAATTGCCGTGTCAGCGAAAACTGACTCCGAGCATAGATCTGGCGCTTTGCGGCATAGGGCTGGTTGGCCGCTTCTTGGTTCAGGTTCTTTTCCAGCATGACCATATTCCCTAGCCGGAAAATAAAATGTTCTAAATCGCGATCCGCAAACTCATCCCAACCTGCGTCAGGGGATTGTGGCAGCACGTGCTCTATGGAGTAACTTGGCGAGTCAGGATCAAAGGCCAAACCCCCTTGGTGGCGCTCAAGCGCACAGAGAATGTAGCGGACAACCTTGGCGTTGCGACTCTGGGTCGTCTTAATGATTTTTCCAGCAAAATCAGCCTTGAAGGCGCGATCTGGGCGGTAAAGAGGTCGTAAACGCTCGAATAGTTCTCTGGGGGTCTCGATTAGGGTGTCGTGGAGCTTTCTGGCAACCTCGTTGTAAAGACGCTCTTGTTCCCCCGTGTGCTGGGAACCAATAACGTTGTAGCGGAAGGTCAGTACAACCGTAGTCCGTAAAAGGGTGCCAAAGTCCGGATCGGTCAGCACCCGCTTTGCCGCCATGAGCATGGGGTAGGGTTGACGCACGGAGAACATCCGTAGTTGCTGGGCAGCGGTTTTCCATTCCGGTAGCCACTGGGCACCTTCCGGCTGGGTCAGGGCAAGATACGTATCAATATTGTCATCCATGGCTCGCACAAGGGCAAACACGTCCGCCAAGGTTTGGATAGTGTTACGGATTGTTTTGAACAAGTCTGAATGGCGGGCAAAGCTATGCCGACTGTTCCAGTGCATCCGCAGGAAATCAGGGAAACTTTCACTACCTAAGCGCCCCACAAGGGTTTCCCAGCGCCGTTCTAGATCCGGCAAGTCCTGACTACTGTGTTGAGTGCGTGCCACCACCGCGAAGAGGTAGTTTTTGAGTAAATCGGTTGACGACAGCCGCACCCCACGAGCATTCAGGGTTTCAAATACCTTATAGGCGTTCAACTCATCCGCTACAGTAATAACAGTAAAAAAGAGCTTGTCACTCATTCTCTCGATAAACCGAGCCAGCGCCATTCCCACATCTGGTTCGGTCTTCACGTACTGATTTAACACTCTAGAAACAAAAGTTGAGGGTGTTGAGAAAAGGCTAGAGACTAAAATCGAAGGCGTGCGCCAAGAGCTAGATGCCAAAATCGACGGTCTGCGGCAAGAAGTCCTTTCCCTCGATACGAAGGTTGATGAGTTATCTAAGCGGCAAGGTGCAACCGATAGTCGCTTGTGGGCACTTCTTGTGGGGTTATTCCTCACGGTTGCTGGGCTGTTGGCCAAAATTACCCTGTTTGATCGGGTTTAGGCGAAGCTGACAGATCACACAACAGTCTCTAGGCTAGACTGATTAGCATAGAGTTAGCAGGGCATTTCACCCCACTGAGGAGTCAACGTCATGGATGTGGTCATCAGCGTTAAGCCTATTCTGTTGTCAATGACGCCAGTTTTTATCCTGTTGTGCTTAGTCTTTGGCACCCAGAATGGCTACTACGACAGCGATAACTATCACGGCAATGGCTCGGCGCACTAGGGAGGGTCACTGATTCAGCATTCATGATCGAGTGCCTCAACTATGGGGTGGGTCACGCAGGGGAAGGGGTGTGCATTGGCTTAGAGATTGGCACCTATCGGATTTTGCTCGACTGTGGTATTCCCTCCCTGTC harbors:
- a CDS encoding DUF1524 domain-containing protein, giving the protein MKTEPDVGMALARFIERMSDKLFFTVITVADELNAYKVFETLNARGVRLSSTDLLKNYLFAVVARTQHSSQDLPDLERRWETLVGRLGSESFPDFLRMHWNSRHSFARHSDLFKTIRNTIQTLADVFALVRAMDDNIDTYLALTQPEGAQWLPEWKTAAQQLRMFSVRQPYPMLMAAKRVLTDPDFGTLLRTTVVLTFRYNVIGSQHTGEQERLYNEVARKLHDTLIETPRELFERLRPLYRPDRAFKADFAGKIIKTTQSRNAKVVRYILCALERHQGGLAFDPDSPSYSIEHVLPQSPDAGWDEFADRDLEHFIFRLGNMVMLEKNLNQEAANQPYAAKRQIYARSQFSLTRQLAAEHTEWAPQRLEQRQQQMAAIATGIWRIGQLS